Proteins from one Esox lucius isolate fEsoLuc1 chromosome 19, fEsoLuc1.pri, whole genome shotgun sequence genomic window:
- the LOC105021808 gene encoding FYVE, RhoGEF and PH domain-containing protein 6 isoform X1 — MNTAGMQKPPLAPKPKIIQPQRPRSCPSSTPKQDGPSQAHPGSLITPVKVKPALAPKPCLSTALESKTLSKNNGRLHQTIVQDGKTLLEMPRNVGHLNSRNGISRQQENKKPDWDYIIPICLCSRKDCLCWRHSNATDMVIDKIERDWRMLHSPSKTTESRVKPGPRYRPRENRGGNKCSAVHNNSTSLPDVCVRAVEMATNDQLLNPNIVEAMSVCNTRTRADNIFIVSSATGRGEQDGHSGSTIICKDTDKSNHSPAVFRKPLPLPQQPGTFALVEQETPEQGRGGVERSEERDWAEGRQRMEMTVRKVKEPAERKSLPSPSVSEPAGQAQDMPGGGAGTSESWTGLPSSRTPGPSPAPVTPPRKKAFLSEPEAQAQISTSSSQHLLPLASLPYLPQDVDEEELQWVDDRVYEMELSVDKEEGEAREKGDEGGRSGQVEEEEIYCKIVCHPLSTSLPNKTELNSDWSVNVASSGRSEEDVDAPNRMSSVPNKPPRHSSPAASLLKKELSEEQYGEGGKTSQRGDNGGVVTKATQDGGSPRNSKAMRELPATPPDNAASRSSILQTPLLPSAVERSTGNTEIKGSPPTLTPPKLSRSSLVKNKSKSFSSADLTPSDGQKRNSFRRLLDLSISVNMLPKLLAKGGRPSDCSSADPKVEQCVDSQDTCLQDGLDVSGRRNFCCPQLGREQSVDGDEFCSPGAECALDEEYENVPYYEEIPDYVNLPVGSGPRGGGAGAEGRPAEMSEWDVHLRGDDDDIYEEQEPYHPLEKYTEPRQQPSGRSSVDEDIGQTDDGQSDEDVMVHSSDEDDGSSSSSKGEPEQSGQSEADFVAKKSKTVHIAREIMSSENVFVNVLKLLHIDFRDAVEKASFQAGKPVVEERVLNQILYYLPQLYELNQDLLRELEERVEHWNEHGRLADIFVKKGPYLKMYSTYIREFDKNVALLDEQSRKNQAFGAIVREFEATPQCANLALKHYLLKPVQRIPQYQLLLTDYLKNLSPDSADYKDTLAALGIMKEVANHANDSMKQGDNFQKLIQVQCRLNGHHEIVAPGRVFLKEGVLMKLSRKVMQPRMFFLFNDTLLYTTPVQSGQFKLNNMLSLAGMKVSKPSQEAFQNELTIESVERSFILSASSAVERDDWLEAISTSIKDHTRKKISFISSKSLEETLPEEIGSGAPLGSKAPIWIPDLRATMCMICTCEFSLTWRRHHCRACGKVVCQSCSTNKQCLEYLKNQLARVCDQCCVILQQQRSDLTPSPTLSPGVKSSFGFTRKTKRIPAALKEVSANTDNSSMSGYLQRSKGNKKQGKRLWFVIKNKVLYTYAASEDVAALESQPLLGFLLEEEKEGPDSQKQLFKLYHKNTLHYVFKADDSQTAQRWIDAFKEAMVL, encoded by the exons ATGAACACAGCAG GCATGCAGAAACCCCCGTTGGCCCCCAAACCAAAGATCATACAGCCACAAAGGCCAAGGTCGTGCCCCTCCTCAACCCCGAAACAAGATGGCCCCTCCCAGGCTCACCCAGGCTCCCTCATTACACCAGTAAAGGTTAAGCCAGCTCTGGCCCCGAAGCCGTGTCTCTCCACTGCCCTGGAGTCCAAAACGCTCTCCAAAAACAATGGACGTCTCCACCAAACCATTGTGCAAGACGGCAAGACACTCTTGGAGATGCCCAGAAATGTCGGCCACCTGAACTCCAGAAATGGAATAAGTAGACAGcaagaaaacaagaaacctgACTGGGATTATATAATTCCAATATGTCTCTGTAGCCGAAAGGACTGCCTGTGTTGGCGGCATAGCAACGCAACAGATATGGTGATTGACAAAATTGAAAGAGACTGGAGGATGTTACATAGTCCGAGTAAAACAACGGAGTCCAGAGTGAAGCCTGGGCCAAGATATCGACCTCGAGAGAACAGAGGGGGTAACAAGTGTTCAGCTGTCCACAACAACAGCACGTCTCTGCCTGACGTTTGTGTACGGGCTGTGGAAATGGCCACAAATGACCAACTGTTAAACCCCAACATCGTGGAAGCGATGTCCGTTTGCAACACACGGACCCGAGCCGACAACATCTTCATTGTGTCCAGTGCCACTGGCCGGGGAGAACAGGACGGACACAGCGGCTCCACCATCATTTGTAAAGACACTGACAAGTCCAATCACAGCCCAGCTGTCTTCAGGAAGCCCCTCCCTTTGCCACAGCAACCTGGGACGTTTGCCCTGGTTGAACAGGAAACCCCGGAGCAGGGGAGGGgtggagtggagaggagtgaagAGAGGGACTGGGCGGAGGGAAGGCAGCGGATGGAAATGACCGTCAGAAAGGTGAAGGAGCCAGCGGAGAGGAAGAGcctcccatctccctctgtcagCGAGCCGGCCGGCCAGGCTCAGGACATGCCTGGTGGTGGGGCTGGTACCAGTGAAAGCTGGACGGGCCTCCCATCCTCCAGAACACCCGGCCCTTCCCCTGCACCTGTCACCCCACCCAGAAAGAAAGCCTTTCTGTCTGAACCAGAGGCACAAGCACAGatctctacctcctcctctcaGCACCTCCTCCCCCTCGCTTCATTACCCTACCTCCCACAGGATGTGGATGAGGAAGAGCTGCAATGGGTGGATGACAGGGTCTATGAAATGGAGTTATCAGTAGACAAGGAGGAGGGGGAAGCGAGGGAGAAGggagatgagggagggaggagtgggcaagtggaagaggaggagatctATTGTAAAATAGTTTGTCACCCTCTCTCTACTAGTCTGCCCAACAAGACGGAGCTCAACTCCGACTGGTCAGTCAATGTGGCATCCAGTGGGCGTTCCGAAGAAGATGTTGATGCTCCAAACAGGATGTCCTCCGTGCCCAATAAACCACCGAGACACAGCTCCCCAGCCGCATCGTTGCTGAAGAAGGAGCTGTCGGAGGAGCAATATGGGGAGGGAGGAAAGACCTCCCAGAGGGGGGATAACGGAGGCGTTGTTACTAAGGCCACACAAGACGGCGGATCACCAAGGAACTCCAAAGCGATGAGAGAACTTCCTGCAACCCCGCCAGACAACGCAGCATCAAGGAGTAGCATCCTTCAGACACCGCTGTTGCCTTCAGCTGTTGAGCGGAGCACAGGCAACACAGAGATAAAGGGCAGCCCGCCCACGCTGACACCGCCAAAGTTGTCTCGCTCCAGCCTGGTGAAAAACAAGTCCAAGTCCTTTTCCTCCGCTGACCTGACCCCCTCTGATGGACAGAAAAGGAACTCCTTCCGGAGGCTGCTGGACTTGAGCATCTCGGTCAATATGCTGCCCAAGCTGCTAGCCAAGGGAGGCCGGCCCTCCGACTGCTCCTCAGCCGACCCCAAGGTTGAGCAGTGTGTGGACAGTCAGGACACGTGCCTTCAGGATGGCCTGGACGTGTCAGGCAGACGCAATTTCTGCTGCCCCCAGCTGGGCAGGGAGCAGAGTGTGGACGGGGACGAGTTCTGCTCCCCCGGCGCGGAGTGTGCTTTGGACGAGGAGTACGAGAACGTGCCATATTACGAGGAGATACCCGACTACGTCAACCTTCCGGTGGGGTCGGGACCACGAGGAGGCGGGGCTGGAGCTGAGGGTAGGCCGGCGGAGATGTCGGAATGGGACGTCCACCTgcgtggtgatgatgatgatatctACGAGGAACAGGAGCCCTATCACCCACTGGAGAAATACACTGAACCACGACAACAGCCCAGTGGGAG GAGCTCTGTAGATGAAGACATTGGTCAGACGGATGATGGACAGTCAGATGAGGACGTCATGGTTCACAGTTCAGACGAGGACGATGGCAGTTCCTCGTCCAGCAAAGGAGAACCTGAGCAGTCTGGACAAAGCGAG GCTGACTTCGTCGCAAAGAAGAGCAAGACAGTCCACATTGCCAGGGAGATCATGAGCTCAGAGAATGTGTTTGTCAATGTCCTGAAGCTCCTCCATATT GACTTCCGCGACGCCGTGGAGAAGGCGTCCTTTCAGGCTGGGAAGCCCGTGGTGGAGGAGCGCGTTCTGAACCAGATCCTCTACTATCTGCCCCAGCTCTACGAACTGAACCAGGACCTCCTCAGAGagctggaggagagggtggagcaCTG GAACGAGCATGGCCGGCTCGCGGACATCTTTGTGAAGAAAGGACCCTATCTGAAGATGTACTCCACATACATCCGAGAGTTTGACAAGAATGTTGCTCTGCTGGATGAACAGAGCAGGAAGAACCAAGCCTTCGGGGCAATCGTACGGGAATTTGAG GCAACTCCACAATGTGCCAACCTGGCTCTGAAGCACTATCTGCTGAAGCCCGTTCAGAGAATCCCCCAGTATCAACTGCTGCTCACAG ACTACCTGAAGAACCTGTCTCCGGACTCAGCTGATTACAAAGATACGCTAG CGGCCCTTGGCATTATGAAGGAGGTGGCCAACCATGCCAATGACAGCATGAAACAGGGG GATAACTTCCAGAAGCTGATCCAGGTTCAGTGCAGACTGAATGGGCACCATGAGATCGTCGCGCCTGGGAGG gtgttcCTGAAAGAGGGGGTGCTGATGAAGCTCTCCAGAAAGGTCATGCAGCCCAGAATGTTTTTCTTG TTCAATGACACGTTGCTGTACACCACCCCTGTTCAGTCTGGACAGTTCAAACTCAACAACATGCTGTCGTTGGCTGGGATGAAG GTTAGCAAGCCCAGCCAAGAGGCCTTCCAGAATGAGCTGACCATTGAGAGCGTGGAGCGCTCCTTCATTCTCTCTGCCAG TTCAGCAGTGGAGAGAGATGATTGGCTGGAAGCCATCTCTACGTCAATCAAGGACCACACCAGAAAGAAGATCTCCTTTATATCCAGCAAGTCTCTGGAGGAG ACATTGCCTGAGGAGATTGGCAGTGGGGCCCCCCTGGGTTCTAAGGCCCCTATCTGGATCCCAGACCTGAGGGCCACCATGTGTATGATATGCACCTGTGAGTTCTCCCTCACCTGGAGACGACACCACTGCCGAGCCTGTGGAAAG GTCGTGTGCCAGTCGTGTTCCACCAACAAACAATGTCTGGAGTATCTGAAGAACCAGCTGGCCAGGGTGTGTGATCAATGCTGCGTCATACTACAACAACAGAGAA GTGACCTGACCCCATCTCCAACACTCTCCCCTGGTGTAAAGTCCTCCTTTGGTTTCACCAGGAAAACCAAAAGGATCCCGGCTGCTCTTAAAGAG GTGTCGGCCAATACAGACAACTCCTCTATGAGTGGCTACCTTCAGAGGTCAAAGGGCAATAAGAAGCAGGGGAAGAGGCTGTGGTTCGTCATCAAGAACAAGGTCCTGTATACATACGCTGCCAGTGAG
- the LOC105021808 gene encoding FYVE, RhoGEF and PH domain-containing protein 6 isoform X2: protein MQKPPLAPKPKIIQPQRPRSCPSSTPKQDGPSQAHPGSLITPVKVKPALAPKPCLSTALESKTLSKNNGRLHQTIVQDGKTLLEMPRNVGHLNSRNGISRQQENKKPDWDYIIPICLCSRKDCLCWRHSNATDMVIDKIERDWRMLHSPSKTTESRVKPGPRYRPRENRGGNKCSAVHNNSTSLPDVCVRAVEMATNDQLLNPNIVEAMSVCNTRTRADNIFIVSSATGRGEQDGHSGSTIICKDTDKSNHSPAVFRKPLPLPQQPGTFALVEQETPEQGRGGVERSEERDWAEGRQRMEMTVRKVKEPAERKSLPSPSVSEPAGQAQDMPGGGAGTSESWTGLPSSRTPGPSPAPVTPPRKKAFLSEPEAQAQISTSSSQHLLPLASLPYLPQDVDEEELQWVDDRVYEMELSVDKEEGEAREKGDEGGRSGQVEEEEIYCKIVCHPLSTSLPNKTELNSDWSVNVASSGRSEEDVDAPNRMSSVPNKPPRHSSPAASLLKKELSEEQYGEGGKTSQRGDNGGVVTKATQDGGSPRNSKAMRELPATPPDNAASRSSILQTPLLPSAVERSTGNTEIKGSPPTLTPPKLSRSSLVKNKSKSFSSADLTPSDGQKRNSFRRLLDLSISVNMLPKLLAKGGRPSDCSSADPKVEQCVDSQDTCLQDGLDVSGRRNFCCPQLGREQSVDGDEFCSPGAECALDEEYENVPYYEEIPDYVNLPVGSGPRGGGAGAEGRPAEMSEWDVHLRGDDDDIYEEQEPYHPLEKYTEPRQQPSGRSSVDEDIGQTDDGQSDEDVMVHSSDEDDGSSSSSKGEPEQSGQSEADFVAKKSKTVHIAREIMSSENVFVNVLKLLHIDFRDAVEKASFQAGKPVVEERVLNQILYYLPQLYELNQDLLRELEERVEHWNEHGRLADIFVKKGPYLKMYSTYIREFDKNVALLDEQSRKNQAFGAIVREFEATPQCANLALKHYLLKPVQRIPQYQLLLTDYLKNLSPDSADYKDTLAALGIMKEVANHANDSMKQGDNFQKLIQVQCRLNGHHEIVAPGRVFLKEGVLMKLSRKVMQPRMFFLFNDTLLYTTPVQSGQFKLNNMLSLAGMKVSKPSQEAFQNELTIESVERSFILSASSAVERDDWLEAISTSIKDHTRKKISFISSKSLEETLPEEIGSGAPLGSKAPIWIPDLRATMCMICTCEFSLTWRRHHCRACGKVVCQSCSTNKQCLEYLKNQLARVCDQCCVILQQQRSDLTPSPTLSPGVKSSFGFTRKTKRIPAALKEVSANTDNSSMSGYLQRSKGNKKQGKRLWFVIKNKVLYTYAASEDVAALESQPLLGFLLEEEKEGPDSQKQLFKLYHKNTLHYVFKADDSQTAQRWIDAFKEAMVL from the exons ATGCAGAAACCCCCGTTGGCCCCCAAACCAAAGATCATACAGCCACAAAGGCCAAGGTCGTGCCCCTCCTCAACCCCGAAACAAGATGGCCCCTCCCAGGCTCACCCAGGCTCCCTCATTACACCAGTAAAGGTTAAGCCAGCTCTGGCCCCGAAGCCGTGTCTCTCCACTGCCCTGGAGTCCAAAACGCTCTCCAAAAACAATGGACGTCTCCACCAAACCATTGTGCAAGACGGCAAGACACTCTTGGAGATGCCCAGAAATGTCGGCCACCTGAACTCCAGAAATGGAATAAGTAGACAGcaagaaaacaagaaacctgACTGGGATTATATAATTCCAATATGTCTCTGTAGCCGAAAGGACTGCCTGTGTTGGCGGCATAGCAACGCAACAGATATGGTGATTGACAAAATTGAAAGAGACTGGAGGATGTTACATAGTCCGAGTAAAACAACGGAGTCCAGAGTGAAGCCTGGGCCAAGATATCGACCTCGAGAGAACAGAGGGGGTAACAAGTGTTCAGCTGTCCACAACAACAGCACGTCTCTGCCTGACGTTTGTGTACGGGCTGTGGAAATGGCCACAAATGACCAACTGTTAAACCCCAACATCGTGGAAGCGATGTCCGTTTGCAACACACGGACCCGAGCCGACAACATCTTCATTGTGTCCAGTGCCACTGGCCGGGGAGAACAGGACGGACACAGCGGCTCCACCATCATTTGTAAAGACACTGACAAGTCCAATCACAGCCCAGCTGTCTTCAGGAAGCCCCTCCCTTTGCCACAGCAACCTGGGACGTTTGCCCTGGTTGAACAGGAAACCCCGGAGCAGGGGAGGGgtggagtggagaggagtgaagAGAGGGACTGGGCGGAGGGAAGGCAGCGGATGGAAATGACCGTCAGAAAGGTGAAGGAGCCAGCGGAGAGGAAGAGcctcccatctccctctgtcagCGAGCCGGCCGGCCAGGCTCAGGACATGCCTGGTGGTGGGGCTGGTACCAGTGAAAGCTGGACGGGCCTCCCATCCTCCAGAACACCCGGCCCTTCCCCTGCACCTGTCACCCCACCCAGAAAGAAAGCCTTTCTGTCTGAACCAGAGGCACAAGCACAGatctctacctcctcctctcaGCACCTCCTCCCCCTCGCTTCATTACCCTACCTCCCACAGGATGTGGATGAGGAAGAGCTGCAATGGGTGGATGACAGGGTCTATGAAATGGAGTTATCAGTAGACAAGGAGGAGGGGGAAGCGAGGGAGAAGggagatgagggagggaggagtgggcaagtggaagaggaggagatctATTGTAAAATAGTTTGTCACCCTCTCTCTACTAGTCTGCCCAACAAGACGGAGCTCAACTCCGACTGGTCAGTCAATGTGGCATCCAGTGGGCGTTCCGAAGAAGATGTTGATGCTCCAAACAGGATGTCCTCCGTGCCCAATAAACCACCGAGACACAGCTCCCCAGCCGCATCGTTGCTGAAGAAGGAGCTGTCGGAGGAGCAATATGGGGAGGGAGGAAAGACCTCCCAGAGGGGGGATAACGGAGGCGTTGTTACTAAGGCCACACAAGACGGCGGATCACCAAGGAACTCCAAAGCGATGAGAGAACTTCCTGCAACCCCGCCAGACAACGCAGCATCAAGGAGTAGCATCCTTCAGACACCGCTGTTGCCTTCAGCTGTTGAGCGGAGCACAGGCAACACAGAGATAAAGGGCAGCCCGCCCACGCTGACACCGCCAAAGTTGTCTCGCTCCAGCCTGGTGAAAAACAAGTCCAAGTCCTTTTCCTCCGCTGACCTGACCCCCTCTGATGGACAGAAAAGGAACTCCTTCCGGAGGCTGCTGGACTTGAGCATCTCGGTCAATATGCTGCCCAAGCTGCTAGCCAAGGGAGGCCGGCCCTCCGACTGCTCCTCAGCCGACCCCAAGGTTGAGCAGTGTGTGGACAGTCAGGACACGTGCCTTCAGGATGGCCTGGACGTGTCAGGCAGACGCAATTTCTGCTGCCCCCAGCTGGGCAGGGAGCAGAGTGTGGACGGGGACGAGTTCTGCTCCCCCGGCGCGGAGTGTGCTTTGGACGAGGAGTACGAGAACGTGCCATATTACGAGGAGATACCCGACTACGTCAACCTTCCGGTGGGGTCGGGACCACGAGGAGGCGGGGCTGGAGCTGAGGGTAGGCCGGCGGAGATGTCGGAATGGGACGTCCACCTgcgtggtgatgatgatgatatctACGAGGAACAGGAGCCCTATCACCCACTGGAGAAATACACTGAACCACGACAACAGCCCAGTGGGAG GAGCTCTGTAGATGAAGACATTGGTCAGACGGATGATGGACAGTCAGATGAGGACGTCATGGTTCACAGTTCAGACGAGGACGATGGCAGTTCCTCGTCCAGCAAAGGAGAACCTGAGCAGTCTGGACAAAGCGAG GCTGACTTCGTCGCAAAGAAGAGCAAGACAGTCCACATTGCCAGGGAGATCATGAGCTCAGAGAATGTGTTTGTCAATGTCCTGAAGCTCCTCCATATT GACTTCCGCGACGCCGTGGAGAAGGCGTCCTTTCAGGCTGGGAAGCCCGTGGTGGAGGAGCGCGTTCTGAACCAGATCCTCTACTATCTGCCCCAGCTCTACGAACTGAACCAGGACCTCCTCAGAGagctggaggagagggtggagcaCTG GAACGAGCATGGCCGGCTCGCGGACATCTTTGTGAAGAAAGGACCCTATCTGAAGATGTACTCCACATACATCCGAGAGTTTGACAAGAATGTTGCTCTGCTGGATGAACAGAGCAGGAAGAACCAAGCCTTCGGGGCAATCGTACGGGAATTTGAG GCAACTCCACAATGTGCCAACCTGGCTCTGAAGCACTATCTGCTGAAGCCCGTTCAGAGAATCCCCCAGTATCAACTGCTGCTCACAG ACTACCTGAAGAACCTGTCTCCGGACTCAGCTGATTACAAAGATACGCTAG CGGCCCTTGGCATTATGAAGGAGGTGGCCAACCATGCCAATGACAGCATGAAACAGGGG GATAACTTCCAGAAGCTGATCCAGGTTCAGTGCAGACTGAATGGGCACCATGAGATCGTCGCGCCTGGGAGG gtgttcCTGAAAGAGGGGGTGCTGATGAAGCTCTCCAGAAAGGTCATGCAGCCCAGAATGTTTTTCTTG TTCAATGACACGTTGCTGTACACCACCCCTGTTCAGTCTGGACAGTTCAAACTCAACAACATGCTGTCGTTGGCTGGGATGAAG GTTAGCAAGCCCAGCCAAGAGGCCTTCCAGAATGAGCTGACCATTGAGAGCGTGGAGCGCTCCTTCATTCTCTCTGCCAG TTCAGCAGTGGAGAGAGATGATTGGCTGGAAGCCATCTCTACGTCAATCAAGGACCACACCAGAAAGAAGATCTCCTTTATATCCAGCAAGTCTCTGGAGGAG ACATTGCCTGAGGAGATTGGCAGTGGGGCCCCCCTGGGTTCTAAGGCCCCTATCTGGATCCCAGACCTGAGGGCCACCATGTGTATGATATGCACCTGTGAGTTCTCCCTCACCTGGAGACGACACCACTGCCGAGCCTGTGGAAAG GTCGTGTGCCAGTCGTGTTCCACCAACAAACAATGTCTGGAGTATCTGAAGAACCAGCTGGCCAGGGTGTGTGATCAATGCTGCGTCATACTACAACAACAGAGAA GTGACCTGACCCCATCTCCAACACTCTCCCCTGGTGTAAAGTCCTCCTTTGGTTTCACCAGGAAAACCAAAAGGATCCCGGCTGCTCTTAAAGAG GTGTCGGCCAATACAGACAACTCCTCTATGAGTGGCTACCTTCAGAGGTCAAAGGGCAATAAGAAGCAGGGGAAGAGGCTGTGGTTCGTCATCAAGAACAAGGTCCTGTATACATACGCTGCCAGTGAG